A stretch of the Macaca mulatta isolate MMU2019108-1 chromosome 16, T2T-MMU8v2.0, whole genome shotgun sequence genome encodes the following:
- the ERAL1 gene encoding GTPase Era, mitochondrial isoform X2, whose amino-acid sequence MAAPSWRGAGLVQEVLRVWQVGPHVARERVIPFSSPLSFQRRCVSCVAGSAFSGPRLASASRNYGQGSALDHFLGFSQRDSSVTSCVPAVSMHRDEQDLLLVHHPDMPENPRVLRVVLLGAPNAGKSTLSNQLLGRKVFPVSKKVHTTRCQALGVITEKETQILLDTPGIISPGKQKRHHLELSLLEDPWKSMESADLVVVLVDVSDKWTRNQLSPQLLRCLTKFSQIPSVLVMNKIDCLKRKSVLLELTAALTEGVVNGKKLEMRQAFHSQPGTRCPSPAVKGPHTLSVGNPQRIGWPHFKEIFMLSALSQEDVKTLKQYLLTQAQPGPWEYHSAVLTSQTPEEICTNVIREKLLEHLPQEVPYNVQQKTAVWEEGPGGELVIQQKLLVPKESYMKLLIGPKGHVISQIAQEAGRDLMNIFLCDVDIHLSVKLLK is encoded by the exons ATGGCTGCCCCCAGTTGGCGCGGAGCTGGGCTTGTTCAAGAGGTGTTAAGGGTCTGGCAGGTGGGCCCTCATGTCGCGAGGGAGCGGGTGATCCCTTTTTCCTCACCCTTAAGCTTCCAACGGAGGTGCGTGTCCTGCGTTGCGGGGTCCGCTTTCTCTGGTCCCCGCTTAGCTTCGGCTTCTCGGAATTATGGCCAGGGCTCTGCCCTGGACCACTTCCTCGGATTCTCTCAGCGCGACAGTTCGGTGACTTCTTGCGTCCCCGCGGTGTCCATGCACAGAG ATGAGCAGGATCTCCTCTTGGTCCATCACCCTGATATGCCTGAGAATCCCCGGGTCCTACGAGTAGTCCTCCTGGGAGCCCCGAATGCAGGGAAGTCAACACTCTCCAACCAGCTACTGGGCCGAAAG GTGTTCCCTGTTTCCAAGAAGGTGCATACCACTCGCTGCCAAGCTCTGGGGGTCATCACAGAGAAGGAGACCCAG ATTCTACTTGACACACCTGGCATTATCAGTCCTGGTAAACAGAAGAG GCATCACCTGGAGCTCTCTTTGCTGGAAGATCCATGGAAGAGCATGGAATCTGCTGATCTTG TTGTGGTTCTTGTGGATGTCTCAGACAAGTGGACACGGAACCAGCTCAGCCCTCAGTTGCTCAGGTGCTTGACCAAGTTCTCCCAGATCCCTAGTGTCCTGGTCATGAACAAG ATAGATTGTCTGAAGCGGAAGTCAGTTCTCCTGGAGCTCACGGCAGCCCTCACTGAAGGTGTGGTCAACGGCAAAAAGCTCGAGATGAGGCAGGCCTTCCACTCACAGCCTGGTACCCGTTGCCCCAGCCCAGCAGTTAAGGGCCCACACACACTATCTGTGGGAAACCCTCAGAGGATTGGCTGGCCCCACTTCAAGGAGATCTTCATGTTGTCAGCCCTAAGCCAGGAGGATGTGAAAACACTAAAG CAATACCTCCTGACACAGGCCCAGCCAGGGCCCTGGGAGTACCACAGTGCAGTCCTCACTAGCCAGACACCAGAAGAGATCTGCACCAACGTTATCCGAGAGAAACTCCTAGAGCACCTGCCTCAGGAGGTGCCTTACAATGTACAGCAG AAGACGGCAGTATGGGAGGAAGGACCGGGTGGGGAGCTGGTTATCCAACAGAAGCTTCTGGTGCCCAAAGAATCTTATATG AAACTGCTGATTGGTCCGAAGGGCCATGTGATCTCCCAGATAGCACAGGAGGCAGGCCGCGACCTCATGAACATCTTCCTCTGTGATGTTGACATCCACCTGTCTGTGAAGCTCCTCAAGTGA
- the ERAL1 gene encoding GTPase Era, mitochondrial isoform X3 produces MAAPSWRGAGLVQEVLRVWQVGPHVARERVIPFSSPLSFQRRCVSCVAGSAFSGPRLASASRNYGQGSALDHFLGFSQRDSSVTSCVPAVSMHRDEQDLLLVHHPDMPENPRVLRVVLLGAPNAGKSTLSNQLLGRKVFPVSKKVHTTRCQALGVITEKETQVILLDTPGIISPGKQKRHHLELSLLEDPWKSMESADLVVVLVDVSDKWTRNQLSPQLLRCLTKFSQIPSVLVMNKQYLLTQAQPGPWEYHSAVLTSQTPEEICTNVIREKLLEHLPQEVPYNVQQKTAVWEEGPGGELVIQQKLLVPKESYMKLLIGPKGHVISQIAQEAGRDLMNIFLCDVDIHLSVKLLK; encoded by the exons ATGGCTGCCCCCAGTTGGCGCGGAGCTGGGCTTGTTCAAGAGGTGTTAAGGGTCTGGCAGGTGGGCCCTCATGTCGCGAGGGAGCGGGTGATCCCTTTTTCCTCACCCTTAAGCTTCCAACGGAGGTGCGTGTCCTGCGTTGCGGGGTCCGCTTTCTCTGGTCCCCGCTTAGCTTCGGCTTCTCGGAATTATGGCCAGGGCTCTGCCCTGGACCACTTCCTCGGATTCTCTCAGCGCGACAGTTCGGTGACTTCTTGCGTCCCCGCGGTGTCCATGCACAGAG ATGAGCAGGATCTCCTCTTGGTCCATCACCCTGATATGCCTGAGAATCCCCGGGTCCTACGAGTAGTCCTCCTGGGAGCCCCGAATGCAGGGAAGTCAACACTCTCCAACCAGCTACTGGGCCGAAAG GTGTTCCCTGTTTCCAAGAAGGTGCATACCACTCGCTGCCAAGCTCTGGGGGTCATCACAGAGAAGGAGACCCAGGTG ATTCTACTTGACACACCTGGCATTATCAGTCCTGGTAAACAGAAGAG GCATCACCTGGAGCTCTCTTTGCTGGAAGATCCATGGAAGAGCATGGAATCTGCTGATCTTG TTGTGGTTCTTGTGGATGTCTCAGACAAGTGGACACGGAACCAGCTCAGCCCTCAGTTGCTCAGGTGCTTGACCAAGTTCTCCCAGATCCCTAGTGTCCTGGTCATGAACAAG CAATACCTCCTGACACAGGCCCAGCCAGGGCCCTGGGAGTACCACAGTGCAGTCCTCACTAGCCAGACACCAGAAGAGATCTGCACCAACGTTATCCGAGAGAAACTCCTAGAGCACCTGCCTCAGGAGGTGCCTTACAATGTACAGCAG AAGACGGCAGTATGGGAGGAAGGACCGGGTGGGGAGCTGGTTATCCAACAGAAGCTTCTGGTGCCCAAAGAATCTTATATG AAACTGCTGATTGGTCCGAAGGGCCATGTGATCTCCCAGATAGCACAGGAGGCAGGCCGCGACCTCATGAACATCTTCCTCTGTGATGTTGACATCCACCTGTCTGTGAAGCTCCTCAAGTGA
- the ERAL1 gene encoding GTPase Era, mitochondrial isoform X1 — MAAPSWRGAGLVQEVLRVWQVGPHVARERVIPFSSPLSFQRRCVSCVAGSAFSGPRLASASRNYGQGSALDHFLGFSQRDSSVTSCVPAVSMHRDEQDLLLVHHPDMPENPRVLRVVLLGAPNAGKSTLSNQLLGRKVFPVSKKVHTTRCQALGVITEKETQVILLDTPGIISPGKQKRHHLELSLLEDPWKSMESADLVVVLVDVSDKWTRNQLSPQLLRCLTKFSQIPSVLVMNKIDCLKRKSVLLELTAALTEGVVNGKKLEMRQAFHSQPGTRCPSPAVKGPHTLSVGNPQRIGWPHFKEIFMLSALSQEDVKTLKQYLLTQAQPGPWEYHSAVLTSQTPEEICTNVIREKLLEHLPQEVPYNVQQKTAVWEEGPGGELVIQQKLLVPKESYMKLLIGPKGHVISQIAQEAGRDLMNIFLCDVDIHLSVKLLK, encoded by the exons ATGGCTGCCCCCAGTTGGCGCGGAGCTGGGCTTGTTCAAGAGGTGTTAAGGGTCTGGCAGGTGGGCCCTCATGTCGCGAGGGAGCGGGTGATCCCTTTTTCCTCACCCTTAAGCTTCCAACGGAGGTGCGTGTCCTGCGTTGCGGGGTCCGCTTTCTCTGGTCCCCGCTTAGCTTCGGCTTCTCGGAATTATGGCCAGGGCTCTGCCCTGGACCACTTCCTCGGATTCTCTCAGCGCGACAGTTCGGTGACTTCTTGCGTCCCCGCGGTGTCCATGCACAGAG ATGAGCAGGATCTCCTCTTGGTCCATCACCCTGATATGCCTGAGAATCCCCGGGTCCTACGAGTAGTCCTCCTGGGAGCCCCGAATGCAGGGAAGTCAACACTCTCCAACCAGCTACTGGGCCGAAAG GTGTTCCCTGTTTCCAAGAAGGTGCATACCACTCGCTGCCAAGCTCTGGGGGTCATCACAGAGAAGGAGACCCAGGTG ATTCTACTTGACACACCTGGCATTATCAGTCCTGGTAAACAGAAGAG GCATCACCTGGAGCTCTCTTTGCTGGAAGATCCATGGAAGAGCATGGAATCTGCTGATCTTG TTGTGGTTCTTGTGGATGTCTCAGACAAGTGGACACGGAACCAGCTCAGCCCTCAGTTGCTCAGGTGCTTGACCAAGTTCTCCCAGATCCCTAGTGTCCTGGTCATGAACAAG ATAGATTGTCTGAAGCGGAAGTCAGTTCTCCTGGAGCTCACGGCAGCCCTCACTGAAGGTGTGGTCAACGGCAAAAAGCTCGAGATGAGGCAGGCCTTCCACTCACAGCCTGGTACCCGTTGCCCCAGCCCAGCAGTTAAGGGCCCACACACACTATCTGTGGGAAACCCTCAGAGGATTGGCTGGCCCCACTTCAAGGAGATCTTCATGTTGTCAGCCCTAAGCCAGGAGGATGTGAAAACACTAAAG CAATACCTCCTGACACAGGCCCAGCCAGGGCCCTGGGAGTACCACAGTGCAGTCCTCACTAGCCAGACACCAGAAGAGATCTGCACCAACGTTATCCGAGAGAAACTCCTAGAGCACCTGCCTCAGGAGGTGCCTTACAATGTACAGCAG AAGACGGCAGTATGGGAGGAAGGACCGGGTGGGGAGCTGGTTATCCAACAGAAGCTTCTGGTGCCCAAAGAATCTTATATG AAACTGCTGATTGGTCCGAAGGGCCATGTGATCTCCCAGATAGCACAGGAGGCAGGCCGCGACCTCATGAACATCTTCCTCTGTGATGTTGACATCCACCTGTCTGTGAAGCTCCTCAAGTGA